In Selenomonas dianae, a genomic segment contains:
- a CDS encoding metallophosphoesterase family protein has product MRIGIVSDSHGNTRVFEDMLAVPGAAEAELWLHAGDFAPDADDLEILSGRRVVRVLGNCDLFLDGVYDETVVEAAGHRIFLTHGHLFNVRFDTELLAAAACEAGADIAVYGHTHIALEERGDVTVLNPGSIARPRDERRGSFMLVDLNEGKSPRVNLIRI; this is encoded by the coding sequence ATGAGAATCGGAATTGTCAGCGATAGTCATGGAAACACACGCGTATTCGAAGATATGCTTGCCGTCCCCGGTGCAGCGGAGGCGGAACTGTGGCTGCACGCCGGGGACTTTGCGCCCGATGCGGACGATTTGGAGATCCTGTCCGGCAGACGTGTCGTGCGTGTGCTCGGCAACTGTGATCTCTTTCTCGATGGTGTCTATGATGAAACGGTGGTAGAGGCTGCGGGACATCGTATCTTCCTCACGCATGGACACCTCTTTAACGTGCGCTTTGACACGGAACTGCTTGCAGCGGCGGCGTGTGAGGCGGGGGCGGACATCGCCGTCTACGGACATACGCACATTGCTCTTGAGGAACGCGGTGATGTGACCGTGCTCAATCCCGGCAGCATCGCACGTCCGCGTGATGAGCGGCGCGGTTCGTTCATGCTTGTGGATTTGAATGAGGGGAAAAGTCCACGGGTGAATCTCATTCGCATTTAG
- the rdgB gene encoding RdgB/HAM1 family non-canonical purine NTP pyrophosphatase — protein MDTTILIATSNEGKVREIENAFDGLPVCLVPLSQLSKVLPEAGEIEEPVEDGTTFLENARIKAHYYMEKTGIAALADDSGLSVEVLDGAPGVYSARYAGVHGDDAANNAKLIAEIRAHDTENAAAAYHCALVLALPDGRELAAEGACTGFIRPAARGTGGFGYDPYFYRTDGRTMAELSREEKHAISHRGAALQIMKERLRVLLSTK, from the coding sequence ATGGATACAACGATATTGATTGCCACGTCGAACGAGGGCAAGGTGCGTGAGATAGAGAATGCATTTGATGGGCTGCCCGTGTGCCTCGTTCCGCTTTCGCAGCTGAGCAAGGTGCTGCCGGAGGCAGGAGAAATCGAAGAACCGGTCGAGGATGGGACGACCTTTCTGGAGAATGCGCGCATCAAGGCGCATTACTATATGGAGAAAACAGGGATTGCCGCGCTTGCCGACGATTCTGGTCTCTCGGTGGAGGTGCTGGATGGTGCGCCCGGTGTTTACTCGGCGCGTTATGCAGGCGTGCACGGTGATGACGCGGCGAACAACGCGAAGCTGATCGCGGAAATTCGGGCACATGACACGGAGAACGCCGCTGCCGCCTATCACTGCGCGCTCGTGCTTGCGCTCCCGGATGGACGCGAACTCGCCGCAGAGGGCGCGTGTACAGGCTTCATCCGTCCGGCGGCACGCGGAACGGGGGGATTTGGCTATGATCCGTATTTCTATCGGACGGACGGGCGTACGATGGCGGAACTTTCACGGGAAGAAAAACATGCGATCAGTCATCGCGGTGCGGCACTGCAGATCATGAAGGAGCGGCTGCGTGTGCTCCTTTCCACAAAATGA
- the rph gene encoding ribonuclease PH: MPRRDLRRADQLRPVRIERGYQRYPAGSALIETGHTRVVCAATVEERVPFFLKGSGTGWVTAEYSMLPGAGTERTAREVMRGHQTGRTQEIQRLIGRALRAVVDPKALGERTIHIDCDVLQADGGTRTASITGAFVALVEACATFYTKRGVFPVRDYVAAVSVGIDAENTPLLDICYAEDSTAMVDMNLVMTGAGEFVEVQGTGEGRAFSRAEMNALFDLGECGIRQLIDHQKVALGETLSWLPGREG; this comes from the coding sequence ATGCCAAGAAGAGATCTGAGGCGTGCCGACCAGTTGCGCCCCGTACGGATCGAGCGCGGCTATCAGCGTTATCCCGCCGGCTCTGCGCTCATCGAAACGGGGCACACGCGCGTTGTGTGCGCTGCGACCGTGGAGGAGCGCGTGCCGTTCTTTTTGAAGGGCTCGGGGACGGGCTGGGTGACGGCAGAGTATTCCATGCTGCCGGGGGCGGGGACGGAGCGTACGGCGCGTGAGGTGATGCGTGGACATCAGACGGGACGCACACAGGAGATTCAGCGTCTTATCGGACGCGCTCTGCGTGCCGTTGTCGATCCGAAGGCGCTCGGGGAGCGCACGATCCACATTGACTGCGACGTGCTTCAGGCGGACGGCGGGACGCGTACGGCATCCATCACAGGGGCGTTCGTCGCGCTTGTGGAGGCGTGTGCGACGTTTTACACGAAGCGCGGCGTCTTTCCTGTGCGGGACTATGTGGCTGCGGTCAGCGTCGGTATCGACGCGGAGAACACGCCGCTCCTTGACATCTGTTATGCGGAGGATTCCACGGCGATGGTCGATATGAACCTCGTCATGACAGGCGCGGGAGAATTTGTCGAGGTGCAGGGGACGGGCGAGGGACGTGCATTTTCACGTGCAGAGATGAATGCGCTCTTTGACCTCGGAGAATGCGGAATACGGCAGCTGATCGACCATCAAAAAGTGGCGCTTGGTGAAACTCTGTCATGGCTGCCGGGACGGGAGGGATAG
- a CDS encoding F420-0:Gamma-glutamyl ligase, with amino-acid sequence MAEIKILPVPTRILTDADDIVDAIEYYAGNKVTADDLVCCAESVVAVTQGRFVRPEELHISGMAKFLCRFIPDYGSLATPHGMQSLMDVEGKWRVTAALFAGFLGKLVGKKGLFYQWGGKEAALIDDVTGTMPPFDKVVVYGPAEPDVVATRIRDRVGAFGGMIADVNDLKRSRVVGVSKGVNGALAAKLLLDNPFGNASQKTPICIIKNYRQYQETHTA; translated from the coding sequence ATGGCTGAGATCAAGATCCTTCCTGTTCCGACGCGGATTCTGACCGATGCAGACGACATCGTGGACGCCATCGAGTACTATGCGGGAAACAAGGTGACGGCGGATGATCTCGTCTGCTGCGCCGAGAGCGTGGTCGCCGTGACACAGGGGCGCTTTGTCCGCCCGGAGGAACTGCATATTTCCGGTATGGCAAAATTCCTGTGCCGCTTTATTCCGGACTACGGCAGTCTTGCAACGCCGCATGGGATGCAGTCCCTTATGGATGTGGAGGGGAAGTGGCGCGTCACCGCTGCGCTTTTTGCGGGATTCCTCGGAAAGCTCGTCGGCAAAAAGGGGCTGTTTTACCAGTGGGGCGGCAAGGAGGCGGCGCTCATCGACGACGTGACGGGAACGATGCCGCCGTTCGACAAGGTGGTTGTCTACGGCCCTGCCGAGCCGGATGTGGTCGCCACGCGGATTCGCGACCGTGTGGGCGCATTCGGCGGCATGATCGCAGATGTGAACGATCTGAAACGCTCGCGCGTGGTTGGTGTATCCAAAGGTGTGAACGGTGCGCTTGCGGCAAAACTCCTGCTCGACAATCCGTTTGGCAACGCCTCGCAGAAAACGCCGATCTGCATCATCAAGAACTATCGGCAGTATCAGGAGACCCATACGGCGTAA
- a CDS encoding acyl-CoA thioesterase, translating into MPVCAKHRVNFYDTDAMEVVHHANYIRWFEIGRVAYLRRIGITLGALMEAGYVFPITKVGAEFHAPGHFDDDLVIETTATALTKAKMAFSYRILNAAGTLLVTGFSENVFTVRATGRITRLPKEFYEPLAAAMAQEKEGRDIGY; encoded by the coding sequence ATGCCGGTTTGTGCAAAGCATCGAGTGAATTTCTACGATACGGATGCCATGGAGGTGGTGCATCACGCCAACTACATCCGTTGGTTCGAGATCGGACGTGTCGCTTATCTGCGCCGCATTGGCATTACGCTCGGTGCGCTGATGGAGGCGGGCTATGTATTCCCCATCACGAAGGTCGGGGCAGAGTTTCACGCGCCGGGACATTTCGATGACGACCTCGTGATCGAGACCACGGCGACGGCGCTCACCAAGGCGAAGATGGCGTTCTCCTACCGCATTCTGAATGCGGCGGGAACACTGCTTGTGACGGGGTTTTCGGAAAACGTGTTCACTGTGCGCGCAACGGGGCGCATCACACGTCTGCCGAAGGAGTTCTATGAGCCGCTTGCGGCGGCAATGGCACAGGAGAAAGAGGGACGGGACATTGGATATTGA
- the murI gene encoding glutamate racemase, which produces MRIALFDSGIGGLTVLSHARCVLPSEEFLFFADRDHVPYGTKSVPAVRGFVRAAFHFLVEKQKADAVVVACNTATSVAVDEMRRLYDVPIIGMEPAVKKALEQDAGRRVLVTATPITINGEKLRRLVSAYDEKNLVDLLALPRLVEFAERCEFVSPRVEEYLWNALTPYDLRNYSAIVLGCTHFNYFKDTLRRLLPKTVGFVDGNEGTVEELARRTGLTTVLPGTQTAVCRFFESGRAVAGAESLARIESYLARAACMEEIV; this is translated from the coding sequence ATGCGCATTGCTCTATTTGATTCGGGGATTGGTGGATTGACGGTGCTCAGTCACGCGCGGTGCGTGCTCCCGTCCGAGGAATTCCTGTTCTTTGCTGATCGTGACCATGTACCCTATGGGACGAAGTCCGTTCCTGCCGTACGTGGATTTGTACGCGCGGCATTCCACTTCCTTGTCGAGAAGCAGAAGGCAGATGCCGTTGTCGTTGCGTGCAATACGGCGACCTCAGTCGCCGTGGACGAGATGCGGCGGCTTTATGATGTACCGATTATCGGTATGGAGCCGGCGGTGAAAAAGGCACTGGAGCAGGATGCTGGGCGGCGTGTGCTCGTGACAGCGACACCCATTACGATAAACGGGGAGAAGCTGCGTCGCCTTGTTTCAGCATATGATGAGAAGAATCTTGTCGATCTTCTCGCACTGCCGCGCCTTGTGGAGTTTGCGGAACGGTGTGAGTTCGTTTCTCCGCGCGTGGAGGAGTACCTGTGGAACGCACTCACGCCCTACGATCTGCGGAACTACTCTGCCATCGTGCTTGGCTGCACCCATTTCAATTATTTCAAGGATACTCTGCGGCGGCTTCTGCCAAAGACGGTGGGCTTTGTGGATGGCAACGAGGGGACGGTCGAAGAACTGGCGCGGCGGACGGGGCTCACAACTGTTCTGCCGGGGACGCAGACGGCAGTATGCCGCTTCTTCGAGTCCGGCAGAGCAGTCGCGGGTGCGGAGTCGTTGGCGCGTATTGAGAGCTATCTTGCACGAGCTGCGTGCATGGAGGAGATTGTCTGA
- the brnQ gene encoding branched-chain amino acid transport system II carrier protein, protein MKRRLRKQEYIFVASLLFGLVFGAGNLIFPASMGQQASTAMLPALIGFCITGVGLPLLGIAAISITASESLFDIGMKIGRRFAYGFTCALYLCIGPLFAIPRTATVSFQVGASPFLAEDGQTLGLLLFTLLFFALVLYFSLRPSGILIWIGKVLNPLFLLFLGILIVTAMVRPMGTIWDAEPVGAYAEHAFFTGLLEGYNTMDVLAALAFGSILVNAIKRLGLSEPKDLSYSTIISGMFSTALMALIYLALTYVGAQSRTIYGLDANGGDVLAHIAAHYFGAFGGILLGITITCACLKTAIGLVTACSTTFSDLFPRSLSYPKYAVVFSLFSFAISNVGLSKIIAYSLPVLYFLYPLAIVIIALCLIEGVLGYHRPLFVWTITGTAIAAAVDFVRALPPGIRDVLYVHTIGDALPFADIGMGWVVPSLIGFAVGVMVLARQRLDSTP, encoded by the coding sequence ATGAAACGCCGCCTCAGAAAACAAGAATACATCTTCGTCGCCTCCCTGCTGTTCGGGCTGGTATTCGGCGCGGGCAATCTCATCTTTCCCGCCTCGATGGGACAGCAGGCGAGTACGGCGATGCTGCCCGCACTCATCGGGTTCTGCATTACGGGGGTGGGGCTTCCGCTCCTTGGAATCGCAGCGATCAGCATCACGGCGAGCGAAAGTCTCTTTGACATCGGGATGAAAATTGGCCGTCGCTTTGCCTACGGTTTTACCTGTGCGCTCTATCTCTGCATCGGGCCGCTCTTTGCGATTCCGCGTACCGCAACTGTCTCGTTTCAAGTCGGTGCCTCCCCCTTTCTCGCGGAGGATGGGCAGACGCTCGGACTGCTGCTCTTTACGCTGCTTTTCTTTGCCCTCGTTCTTTACTTCTCCCTGCGTCCCTCGGGCATCCTCATCTGGATCGGCAAGGTGCTCAACCCGCTCTTTCTACTTTTTCTCGGTATTTTGATTGTTACGGCGATGGTACGTCCGATGGGCACAATATGGGATGCAGAGCCGGTCGGCGCATACGCCGAGCACGCCTTTTTCACAGGGCTGCTCGAAGGCTACAATACGATGGATGTGCTCGCCGCACTCGCGTTCGGCAGTATTCTCGTAAATGCGATCAAACGCCTTGGACTGTCAGAGCCAAAGGATCTCTCCTACAGCACGATCATCTCCGGTATGTTCAGCACGGCACTGATGGCGCTCATCTATCTTGCGCTCACTTATGTCGGCGCACAGAGCCGGACGATCTACGGTCTGGACGCGAACGGCGGTGACGTGCTTGCCCACATTGCCGCACATTACTTTGGTGCGTTCGGCGGTATCCTGCTCGGCATCACGATTACCTGCGCCTGTCTTAAAACCGCCATCGGGCTGGTCACTGCGTGCAGCACGACGTTTTCCGACCTGTTCCCGCGCTCTCTTTCCTATCCGAAATACGCCGTCGTCTTTTCCCTCTTTTCCTTTGCAATCTCGAATGTCGGTCTGAGCAAGATCATCGCCTACTCTCTGCCCGTACTCTACTTCCTCTATCCGCTCGCCATTGTCATCATCGCCCTCTGTCTCATCGAGGGAGTTCTCGGCTACCATCGTCCGCTCTTTGTCTGGACGATCACAGGAACCGCCATTGCGGCGGCGGTTGACTTCGTACGTGCGCTACCGCCGGGCATACGGGATGTCCTGTATGTGCATACGATCGGCGATGCACTTCCCTTTGCAGACATCGGGATGGGCTGGGTTGTGCCTTCCCTCATCGGCTTTGCCGTCGGAGTGATGGTTCTTGCACGGCAAAGACTTGACAGCACGCCGTAA
- the upp gene encoding uracil phosphoribosyltransferase has translation MADTFHPSDVPSLHLVDHPLIQHKLTIMRQKETGTKEFRELLSEIAMLMAYEITRDFPLRDVEIETPVAACHAKMLAGKKLGIVPILRAGLGMLDGILTLVPAARVGHIGLYRDPDTLRPVEYYAKLPSGVEDRTLIVPDPMLATGGSASAALTLLKEKGAKNIILMCLVSAPEGIRRVAADHPDVPIYVAAVDTCLNEHGYIVPGLGDAGDRIFGTL, from the coding sequence ATGGCTGATACATTTCATCCGTCCGATGTCCCGAGTCTCCATCTCGTCGATCATCCGCTCATTCAGCACAAGCTGACAATTATGCGCCAAAAGGAGACGGGGACGAAGGAGTTTCGTGAGCTGCTCTCGGAGATTGCAATGCTCATGGCGTACGAAATCACGCGTGATTTCCCGCTGCGCGATGTGGAGATCGAAACACCTGTCGCAGCCTGTCATGCGAAGATGCTCGCGGGCAAGAAGCTCGGCATCGTTCCGATTCTCCGCGCGGGTCTCGGGATGCTCGACGGCATCCTGACGCTTGTTCCCGCCGCGCGTGTGGGACACATCGGGCTCTACCGCGATCCGGACACGCTGAGACCGGTCGAGTACTACGCCAAGCTGCCGAGCGGCGTGGAGGATCGTACCCTCATCGTGCCCGATCCCATGCTCGCCACGGGCGGCAGTGCCTCGGCGGCACTCACCCTGCTCAAGGAGAAGGGGGCGAAGAACATCATCCTCATGTGCCTTGTTTCCGCACCCGAAGGCATCCGCCGTGTGGCTGCGGATCATCCCGATGTACCCATCTACGTCGCCGCTGTCGACACATGTCTCAACGAGCATGGCTATATCGTTCCGGGGCTTGGCGACGCGGGTGACCGCATCTTCGGAACGCTGTAA
- the glyA gene encoding serine hydroxymethyltransferase: MSIMDALGKTDPQVYAAIGQELNRQRTKLELIASENIVSRAVMEAQGSVLTNKYAEGYPGKRYYGGCEYVDVVEQLAIDRAKELFGANWANVQPHSGAQANMAVFFALLQPGDTILGMNLTDGGHLTHGSPVNISGTYYKVIPYGVDRETERIDYDALEMLAKEHKPKMIIAGASAYARTIDFARIRAIAAAVGAYFMVDMAHIAGLVAAGQHPSPIPYADVVTSTTHKTLRGPRGGLILGRDEELGKKINKAVFPGIQGGPLMHVIAAKAVAFGEALAPSFKEYGAQVVRNAAALADELMQHGCRIVSGGTDTHVMLVDLTNKDITGKEAQNLLDEVNITANRNTIPFEPRSPFITSGIRLGSPALTTRGFNEEDMREVARIIAHVLDAPADTARQEEARRRVAALCEKYPLYE, from the coding sequence ATGAGCATTATGGATGCATTGGGAAAAACCGATCCGCAGGTGTATGCGGCAATCGGGCAGGAGCTGAACCGCCAGCGTACGAAGCTGGAACTCATCGCCTCGGAGAACATCGTAAGCCGTGCCGTTATGGAGGCACAGGGCAGTGTCCTCACGAACAAGTATGCGGAGGGCTATCCCGGCAAGCGGTACTACGGCGGCTGTGAGTACGTTGATGTCGTGGAACAGCTTGCCATTGACCGTGCGAAGGAGCTGTTTGGAGCAAATTGGGCGAATGTGCAGCCGCACTCGGGCGCACAGGCGAACATGGCGGTGTTCTTTGCACTCCTGCAGCCGGGCGACACGATTCTCGGGATGAATCTGACGGACGGCGGACATCTGACGCACGGCAGCCCTGTCAATATCTCGGGCACGTACTACAAGGTCATTCCCTACGGTGTGGATCGCGAGACGGAGCGCATTGACTATGATGCACTTGAGATGCTTGCCAAGGAACACAAGCCGAAGATGATTATTGCCGGTGCATCCGCATATGCGCGTACGATCGACTTCGCGCGTATCCGTGCAATTGCAGCGGCGGTCGGCGCGTACTTTATGGTGGATATGGCGCACATTGCGGGACTGGTTGCCGCAGGGCAGCACCCGAGCCCCATCCCCTATGCCGATGTTGTGACTTCGACGACGCACAAGACCCTGCGCGGTCCGCGCGGCGGCCTCATCCTCGGACGCGACGAGGAGCTGGGGAAAAAGATCAACAAGGCGGTATTTCCCGGCATCCAGGGCGGCCCTTTGATGCACGTCATTGCGGCAAAGGCGGTCGCGTTCGGTGAGGCACTCGCGCCCTCGTTCAAGGAGTACGGCGCACAGGTGGTAAGGAATGCGGCGGCACTCGCAGATGAACTGATGCAGCACGGCTGCCGCATCGTGTCGGGCGGTACGGATACGCACGTCATGCTCGTCGATTTAACCAATAAGGACATCACGGGCAAGGAGGCGCAGAACCTCCTCGACGAGGTGAACATCACGGCGAACCGCAATACGATCCCGTTCGAGCCACGCAGCCCGTTCATCACGAGCGGTATCCGTCTCGGCTCTCCCGCGCTCACAACGCGCGGATTTAACGAGGAGGATATGCGTGAGGTCGCGCGGATTATCGCGCACGTCCTCGATGCGCCGGCCGACACGGCACGTCAGGAGGAGGCGCGTCGCCGCGTCGCCGCGCTCTGTGAGAAGTATCCTCTGTACGAATAA
- the rpiB gene encoding ribose 5-phosphate isomerase B, with amino-acid sequence MNITIGSDHGAVELKDEVKMVLHEFSDVKVKDVGTFGKEAVDYPDIAEKVCADVVSGKADRGIVLCGTGIGIAIAANKIDGIRAALCTDVYSAIQSRKHNDANVLALGGRVTGFGPAGEIVRAWMRTAFEGGRHARRVEKIMALQNRKEG; translated from the coding sequence ATGAATATTACGATTGGAAGCGACCATGGAGCGGTGGAACTCAAAGATGAGGTCAAGATGGTTCTGCATGAGTTCAGCGATGTGAAGGTGAAGGATGTCGGTACGTTCGGCAAGGAGGCTGTCGACTATCCGGACATTGCGGAGAAGGTCTGTGCCGATGTCGTTTCCGGAAAGGCGGATCGCGGCATCGTGCTCTGCGGGACGGGCATCGGTATCGCTATCGCGGCAAACAAGATTGACGGCATTCGTGCCGCGCTCTGTACGGATGTCTATTCGGCAATCCAGTCACGCAAGCACAATGATGCGAATGTGCTTGCCCTCGGCGGACGTGTGACGGGGTTTGGTCCTGCGGGGGAAATTGTGCGTGCATGGATGCGTACGGCGTTCGAGGGCGGTCGTCATGCACGCCGCGTCGAAAAGATCATGGCACTGCAGAATCGGAAAGAAGGGTAA
- a CDS encoding metal ABC transporter permease, translating to MELIYNVLDTLLPFAWMEYTFMKNALLAILLMTPLFGLLSTMVVSSRMAFFSDSLGHGAFTGIAIGALVGAFAPLTSLIIFSVLFALLITWIKHRTAASADTVIGVFSSTAIAVGLMIMSHGGGFSKFSPLLIGDILSITPVDLGGLLAVDTLVLLGWVLLFNRLLLLSVNPSLARSRGVSVIAVESMFAALLAVVVAVSIQWVGILIINALLVLPGAAARNLARSVKEYHLFAVMIALFSGMIGLFSAYYLGIAAGAAIVASAAVIFFLSLVVRARFQR from the coding sequence ATGGAACTGATCTACAACGTGCTTGACACGCTTCTGCCGTTTGCGTGGATGGAGTACACATTCATGAAGAATGCGCTTCTTGCCATCCTTCTGATGACACCTCTTTTTGGACTGCTCTCGACGATGGTCGTTTCAAGCCGTATGGCGTTCTTCTCGGACTCGCTCGGACATGGGGCGTTCACGGGCATTGCCATCGGGGCGCTTGTTGGCGCGTTTGCGCCGCTTACCTCACTCATCATCTTCTCCGTTCTGTTCGCCCTGCTCATCACATGGATCAAGCACCGTACGGCGGCCTCGGCGGATACGGTGATCGGGGTTTTCTCCTCGACGGCAATCGCCGTCGGGCTTATGATTATGAGCCACGGCGGAGGATTCTCAAAGTTCTCGCCGCTCCTCATCGGCGATATTCTGAGCATTACACCGGTCGATCTCGGCGGCTTGCTGGCGGTGGATACGCTCGTCCTCCTCGGGTGGGTGCTCCTCTTTAATCGGCTGCTCCTGCTTTCGGTCAATCCGTCGCTCGCACGCAGCCGCGGTGTCTCTGTCATTGCCGTTGAATCCATGTTTGCCGCACTGCTTGCCGTGGTGGTAGCTGTGAGCATCCAGTGGGTCGGCATTCTCATCATCAACGCGCTGCTCGTCCTGCCGGGAGCTGCCGCACGCAATCTTGCACGGAGCGTCAAGGAGTATCATCTTTTTGCGGTGATGATCGCACTATTTTCAGGGATGATTGGGCTTTTTTCGGCGTATTATCTCGGCATTGCCGCAGGAGCGGCAATCGTGGCATCGGCAGCCGTAATTTTCTTTTTGTCGCTTGTTGTCCGTGCGCGTTTTCAACGCTGA
- a CDS encoding metal ABC transporter ATP-binding protein, translating into MLRHIFHHRGAAEGCAHFCCTKIEDFGVSFGTFEVFSHVNLHFHCGEMTAIIGPNGAGKSTLLRAILGEIPHTGHLRFVDADDRRMRPVIGCVPQYLRLDVSAPTTVQDLFMACLSARPVWLFPVRGLRARIVENLARVRAEHLIDRRLGALSGGELQRVLLALALDPMPNLLLLDEPVSGVDQSGLARFYEIVGQLRAQEDLAILLISHDLGMVARHADKVVLMNHGIAAAGTPHEVFADPQMEHLFGILPDLRHLKARAEADGGEAWN; encoded by the coding sequence ATGCTCAGGCATATTTTTCATCATAGAGGGGCGGCGGAGGGCTGTGCGCATTTCTGCTGTACCAAAATCGAGGACTTCGGTGTCTCGTTTGGGACGTTCGAGGTCTTTTCGCATGTAAACCTCCATTTTCACTGCGGGGAGATGACGGCGATTATCGGCCCGAACGGTGCGGGAAAGAGTACGCTGCTGCGTGCGATCCTCGGCGAGATTCCCCATACGGGGCATCTGCGCTTCGTTGATGCGGATGATCGGCGTATGCGTCCTGTCATCGGCTGTGTGCCGCAGTATCTGCGGCTGGATGTGAGTGCGCCGACCACGGTGCAGGATCTCTTTATGGCGTGCCTGTCCGCGCGCCCCGTTTGGCTCTTTCCCGTACGCGGTTTGCGCGCCCGTATCGTGGAAAACCTAGCCCGCGTGCGTGCGGAGCATCTGATCGACCGCCGTCTCGGTGCACTCTCGGGCGGGGAGCTGCAGCGCGTCCTGCTCGCGCTCGCGCTCGACCCCATGCCGAACCTCCTGCTTCTCGACGAGCCGGTTTCAGGTGTCGATCAAAGCGGGCTTGCACGTTTTTATGAGATTGTCGGACAGCTGCGTGCACAGGAGGATCTTGCCATTCTCCTCATCTCCCATGATCTCGGTATGGTGGCGCGTCATGCGGATAAGGTCGTACTGATGAATCATGGAATTGCGGCGGCGGGAACCCCGCATGAGGTCTTTGCCGACCCACAGATGGAGCATCTCTTTGGCATTTTGCCGGATCTGCGCCATCTCAAAGCGCGGGCGGAAGCAGACGGGGGAGAGGCATGGAACTGA
- a CDS encoding ABC transporter permease — translation MLGDIWTVFWRDWVVLRRRLIKYVLSRMVSPLMFLIAFGWGLGRSIDVGTGSYLDFLVPGLLAMNSMNISFNSIISVHAERVYHRSLEEYLIAPIRPDAFVIGKVAGSVLRGLISSAIIVVLSRLFGAHFTITPLFLLVLTLNCMIFAEIGFLAAMYTPSYEEMSQVNLYVLLPMSFLCGTFFSTAALPDVVRWFVEALPLTHTSHLLRSLGLTGDFSALSLVVVVSYAVLGIAVGTWKFRRLTD, via the coding sequence ATGCTCGGCGATATATGGACGGTGTTCTGGCGCGACTGGGTTGTGCTGCGGCGCCGTCTGATCAAATATGTGCTGAGCCGCATGGTCTCGCCGCTGATGTTCCTCATCGCATTCGGCTGGGGGCTCGGGCGCAGCATTGACGTTGGCACCGGATCGTATCTGGACTTTCTCGTGCCGGGGCTGCTGGCGATGAACTCCATGAACATCAGCTTTAACAGCATTATCTCTGTTCATGCGGAGCGTGTCTACCACAGAAGTCTTGAGGAGTATCTGATCGCTCCGATCCGCCCCGATGCGTTCGTCATCGGAAAGGTGGCGGGATCTGTTCTGCGCGGGCTGATCTCTTCGGCGATCATCGTTGTGCTGAGCCGTCTTTTTGGCGCACATTTTACGATCACGCCGCTCTTTCTCCTCGTGCTTACGCTGAACTGCATGATCTTTGCGGAGATCGGATTTCTTGCGGCGATGTATACCCCATCCTATGAGGAGATGAGTCAAGTCAACCTCTATGTGCTGCTGCCGATGTCGTTCCTCTGTGGGACGTTCTTTTCGACGGCGGCACTGCCGGATGTGGTGCGCTGGTTCGTGGAGGCGCTGCCGCTGACGCATACAAGTCATCTTCTGCGCAGTCTCGGGCTGACGGGGGACTTCTCCGCGCTCTCGCTCGTGGTCGTCGTGAGCTATGCCGTGCTCGGCATCGCCGTCGGGACGTGGAAGTTCCGACGGCTGACGGATTGA